CAATTCGCGCAACCGGTGGTCGCCGCGATGGTGGCACCGCTGCTGATCCAGCAAATCCGCGCGCAGGACTGCGGCAGCATCGAGCGTGTCGTCGCGCTGGTCGAACCCCTACCCGCGCGCAACGCGGCATCGCTGGTCACCACTATCCTGCAGCTCGCGGGCGACAATGGCGCCGAAGCGCGCCGCCGCCTGCCGATCACCATCTGCCCCGCCGGAGCGACCCGATGACCCATCGCGACACCTTGCTGCCACAGGAGCTGATCGACAGCGCGACCCGCGTGATCGAGGCCAATCGCGCGATCGGTCGCCGCATCGCGCTCGCCGAAAGCTGCACCGGTGGACTGGTCGCCGCGGCGCTGACCGAGGTGCCGGGATCGTCCGACGTGTTCGATGCGAGCTTCGTCACCTATTCGAACGAGGCCAAGAAGATGATGCTGGGGGTGAGCGGCGACGTACTCGACACCTTCGGCGCGGTATCGGTCGCGGTCGCGTGGCAGATGGCGCAATCGGCGATCCAGCGATCGAGCGCCGACATCGCCGTCGCAATCACCGGGGTCGCTGGTCCCGGCGGCGGAACCGAGAAGAAGCCCGTCGGTCGGGTCGTGTTCGCGGTCGCCGAGCGCAGCGACGAGCCGCGCGAGGTCATGGCCGATTCGCGTGATTTCCCCGATACCGGGCGCGGCGGCGTGCGGCTTCAGGCGGCGCTTTGCGCGCTCGAACTGTTGATGCCTGCGCCGGTCGAGCCGTAAAGCACCGCCGCGCGATCCTCGAACGCGCCGATCATCTTGCGCAACGCGCGATCGAACACCTGCCCCGCGAGCATTTCGAACATCCGGTTCTTGAACTGGAAATCGACGCAGAAATCGACCAGGCAACCGCCCTTGCCGTCCTCGCGGAACTTCCAGTCGTTGTTCAGATACTTCATCGGTCCGTCGAGATAGGCGACGTGGATATGATCGGGGCGTTCGAGCTGCACCTTCGAAGTGAAGGTTTCGCGCAGCCCCTTGAAGCCAACGATCATGTCGGCGACGAGCTCGCTGGCGTTGCTCGATCGCACCCGAATCGCGCTGACCCAGGGCAGGAATTCGGGATAGCGGCCGACATCGGCCACCATGTCGAACATCTGCTCGGGGGTGTAGGGCAGATGGCGGGTTTCGGTATGCTTGGGCATCAGGCGCGCACGCGCCCCAACTTTGCCTCGCGCGCCGCACGCAGCCGCGCGAAATCCTCGCCGGCATGGTAGCTGGAGCGGGTAAGCGGTGACGAGGCGACCAGCAGGAACCCCTTGGCGCGTGCGATCGCGGCATAGGCATCGAACGCCTGCGGGGTCACGAAATCCTCGACCTTGGCGTGGCGCGGGGTCGGCTGGAGATATTGGCCCATCGTCAGAAAATCGACATCGGCCGAGCGCATGTCGTCCATCACCTGGTGGACTTCGAGCCGCTGCTCGCCCAGCCCCATCATCACCCCCGATTTGGTGAAGATCGTCGGGTCGTGGCGCTTGACGCTTTCGAGCAACCGCAGCGAGGCATAATAGCGCGCGCCCGGGCGGATCGTCGGGTACAGCCGCGGCACCGTTTCCAGATTGTGGTTATAGACGTCGGGCCGCGCGGTGACGATCGCCTCGACCGCCGCCTGCGCCTTGTTGCGGAAATCGGGGGTCAGGATTTCGATCGTCGTATCGGGGGTGGTCCGTCGCAGCGCCTCGATCACCTTCACGAACTGCGACGCGCCGCCATCGGGCAGATCGTCGCGATCGACCGAGGTGATGACGATATGCTGCAGCCCCAGTTCGGCGGCGGCGTCGGCGGTGTGCTGCGGCTCGAGCGGATCGACCATCCGCGGCATGCCGGTCTTGACGTTGCAGAAGGCGCAGGCGCGGGTGCACACGTCCCCCAGGATCATCACCGTCGCGTGTTTCTTGGTCCAGCACTCGCCGATATTGGGGCAAGCCGCTTCCTCGCAAACCGTCGCCAAGTTCAGGCGGCGCATCAGCGCCTTGGTCTCGGCAAAGCCGGTCGAGGTCGGCGCTTTCACCCGGATCCAGTCGGGCTTGCGCGCACGAGGCGGGCTAATTGCGGGGTTTGCGAGCGCGATACCGTCGTTCATGATGGCCAGATAGCCACCAACGGGCTGCAAAACAATGCCGGGAACCGCCGCGTATCCCGTCCATTTGTTAGGTAGGGCTAACTTCGAGTAAGTCCCGCTCAACCCATTTCGAGAGGAGAACGATGACCTATTTCGCGAACCTGGTAGAAGGCTATCACCGCTTCCGCACGTCCGACCTGCGCCGCCAGCGCGACCGTTGGCTCGAGCTGCGCGAAGGGCAAAGCCCTAAGGTGATGGTGATCGCCTGCTCGGACAGCCGCGTCGAACCCGCGCAGATATTCGATACGCTGCCCGGCGAGATCTTCGTGGTACGCAACGTCGCTGCGCTCGTGCCGCCATTCGAAACCCGCGCGGGCTTTCATGGGGTGTCGGCAGCGCTCGAATTCGCGGTGACCAAACTGAAGGTCGAAGAGATCGTCGTGATGGGCCACGGCGCCTGCGGCGGCTGCGCCGCGGCGCTCAGCGGCGCGTTTCGTGATGCCGAACCCGGCGAAGGCGGCTTCATTGCAAGCTGGGTGACGATCCTCGACGAGGCACGTGCGACGGTGAAGTCGCGTTGCGGCGAGAACGATGATGCCGGGCGCGAGATGGAATATGAGGCGGTCCGCACCTCGCTGACCAATCTCAAGAGCTTCCCGTTCGTCCAAAAGGCGATCGACGACGGATCGCTCACGCTGCACGGCTCTTATTTCTCACTCGAGGACGGACAGCTTCGAGTGATGGGAGACGATGGCCAGTTCGAGTTCCAGCAGCCCGAGCAAGTCGAGGAAAGCCCTCTCCCCCCGATCGACATCGAACCGGTGAAACTCGCCGACTAAGGTTTCGCCAACGCCGCCCGCGCCATGCCCTCGAAATCGGGGTCGAGCGTGGGCGGCGTCATCGGCACCCTTGCCTCGAGCGCGTCGGCGATCGCGATCAGTGCGGCGATCCTCGCCGCCTTGCGGTTGTTGCCGTCGATGATCTGCCACGGTGCCAGCTCGGTCGAGGTGCGCGCGAGCATCTCGTCGATCGCCACCAGATAATCGCCGCGCCGCGCGCGGTTGCGATAATCCTCGGCGCCGGTTTTCCACTGCTTCCACGGATCGTCGAGCCGCTCGGCAAATTCGCGGTCCTGCGTTTCCTGCGTGATATGGACGAACAGCTTGACGATCGTGGTGCCGATCGCCGCCTGCTGCGCCTCGAACGCGTTGATCTCGCCATAGCCGCGCTGCCATTCGGGTTCGCTGGCATAGCCCTCGACGCGCTC
The genomic region above belongs to Sphingomonas qomolangmaensis and contains:
- a CDS encoding carbonic anhydrase, which encodes MTYFANLVEGYHRFRTSDLRRQRDRWLELREGQSPKVMVIACSDSRVEPAQIFDTLPGEIFVVRNVAALVPPFETRAGFHGVSAALEFAVTKLKVEEIVVMGHGACGGCAAALSGAFRDAEPGEGGFIASWVTILDEARATVKSRCGENDDAGREMEYEAVRTSLTNLKSFPFVQKAIDDGSLTLHGSYFSLEDGQLRVMGDDGQFEFQQPEQVEESPLPPIDIEPVKLAD
- the lipA gene encoding lipoyl synthase; its protein translation is MNDGIALANPAISPPRARKPDWIRVKAPTSTGFAETKALMRRLNLATVCEEAACPNIGECWTKKHATVMILGDVCTRACAFCNVKTGMPRMVDPLEPQHTADAAAELGLQHIVITSVDRDDLPDGGASQFVKVIEALRRTTPDTTIEILTPDFRNKAQAAVEAIVTARPDVYNHNLETVPRLYPTIRPGARYYASLRLLESVKRHDPTIFTKSGVMMGLGEQRLEVHQVMDDMRSADVDFLTMGQYLQPTPRHAKVEDFVTPQAFDAYAAIARAKGFLLVASSPLTRSSYHAGEDFARLRAAREAKLGRVRA
- a CDS encoding CinA family protein is translated as MTHRDTLLPQELIDSATRVIEANRAIGRRIALAESCTGGLVAAALTEVPGSSDVFDASFVTYSNEAKKMMLGVSGDVLDTFGAVSVAVAWQMAQSAIQRSSADIAVAITGVAGPGGGTEKKPVGRVVFAVAERSDEPREVMADSRDFPDTGRGGVRLQAALCALELLMPAPVEP
- a CDS encoding type II toxin-antitoxin system RatA family toxin; translated protein: MPKHTETRHLPYTPEQMFDMVADVGRYPEFLPWVSAIRVRSSNASELVADMIVGFKGLRETFTSKVQLERPDHIHVAYLDGPMKYLNNDWKFREDGKGGCLVDFCVDFQFKNRMFEMLAGQVFDRALRKMIGAFEDRAAVLYGSTGAGINSSSAQSAA
- a CDS encoding polyphosphate kinase 2 family protein, which codes for MAKQSKTTHDESPPKRKGDLNLADHERGKKFKGDYTDALNAVQERLWQLQVAHIVHKRAAIIVLEGWDAAGKGGIIKRLTSNWDPRFFEVVPIAAPSAAEKARHFLWRFWQHLPAHGHIYIADRSWYGRVLVERVEGYASEPEWQRGYGEINAFEAQQAAIGTTIVKLFVHITQETQDREFAERLDDPWKQWKTGAEDYRNRARRGDYLVAIDEMLARTSTELAPWQIIDGNNRKAARIAALIAIADALEARVPMTPPTLDPDFEGMARAALAKP